The Caldicellulosiruptor acetigenus DNA window TTCTTTATCACTTTGTTAACTACTGAGCCATGAAATAATTCATAGATTTTTGAACGCAGGGGTTTACCAATTATCAGATGGGTAACATTTTTCTTTTTTGCTAATTTTATTACTTCCTCTGCGATATCCTCCCCAGAAAGAGTTATAACCTCTGCGCCCAATTCACGAGCTAATTCAAGATTTCTATTTAACTGAGTTTTTTCCTCATTCCCACCAAATAATCGCTCAGGAGTTTCAACATAAACAGCTATCCAGTCTGTTCCAATCCCTTCCGCCAATCGTTTAGCCATTCTTATCAGGCGAGCAGAAAAAGGACTTGAACTTACACATACCATTACCCTATCAGAAACCTGCCATGGTCCTTCTATTTTGTGAACCCTCATATAACTTTCTAACTGAAAATCAACTCTTTTTGCAGCATAGCGCATAGCCAACTGTCTCAAAGCATTTATATTACCAGGTCTAAAAAAGTGTTTTAATGCTTCTTCGGCCTTTTCAGGTACATATACCTTTCCTTCCTTGAATCTCAATATCAATTCTTCAGGCGGTACATCTACTAATTGAATTTCTGCCATCTCTAACAATCTATCAGGAACTGTTTCTCTAACCTGCACCCCTGTAATTTGAGCAACTATATCATTTAAGCTCTCCACATGCTGAATATTCAATGTTGTATAAACATCAATTCCTTCATTTATTATTTCTTCTACATCCTGGTATCTCTTTGCATGACGACTCCCTGGTACGTTTGTATGTGCCAGTTCATCTACTAATACCAAAGCAGGTCTTCTGGCTATGATAGCATCTACGTTCATCTCCAAAAATTCTTTCCCTTTATACACAATACGAAGTGGTGGTATAATTGGCAATCCTTTTAAGAGTTCTTCTGTTTCTTTTCTGCCATGAGTTTCTACCCATCCAACTACTACATCTATACCTTCTTTTAGCCGTTCTTGGGCAGCTTCTAACATTGCGTATGTTTTCCCAACGCCTGCCGCTGCACCTAAAAAAACAGTAAGCTTGCCCTTTCTTTGCTGTTGAACTTCTCTCAACAATATCTCCGGATCTGGTCGAAAATCGTCACTTCTGCTCTGCATCAACTATTCACCTTTCCCTGCCTGTAAATGGTCTAAGGCTAAATTGAGTTCCAAAACATTAACTCTACGAGCACCAAGAAAGCCCAATTGCCTTTCTTTAGTATACTTCTCTACCAACTTCACCAATGTTTCTTCCGAAATCCCTCGCAAACGAGCTATCCTGGGAACTTGCAATAATGCTGCCTCAGGTGTAATATCCGGGTCTAAGCCGCTTGCCGATGCAGTAACAATATCTGCAGGTATATATTGGTTAGCGGATAGTTGATTTTCCAATCTAAACTGTTGAGCTCTTTTTTTGACAAGCTCAATAAGTTTTTTATTGGTAGGTCCTAAATTGGATCCTCCAGATGAAGTTGCGTCATATCCCATCCCTGCCATTGAAGGTCTCCCATGAAAATAACGAGGATCATCGAACTGCTGACCTATAAGTTTTGAACCTACTACTCTTCCTTCTTTGTAAATCAATGAACCTGATGCTTGATAAGGAAAAAGAAATTTTGCTATAGCCGTAATAATCAGCGGATAAATAAAACCCAACAATAGTGTCATCATTATTAGCATTAAAACAGAATTCAACAGACCTTTTTTTAGCACCTTTCACTACCTCCTACTTATTTCATACCAAGCAGTGTAGTTAATATAAAATCTATAATCTTAATGCCTAAAAAAGGAGTCAGCAAGCCTCCTACTCCATAAATAAGCAAGTTTCGTCTCAGTATCTGATTAGGATTTTGAGGTTTGTATTTTACACCTCTTAAAGCCAAAGGAATTAAAAAGACAATTATTAAAGCGTTAAAAATTACTGCCGACAGAATTGCACTATTCGGACTACCCAATTTCATAATGTTCAGAACCTGTAATTCGGGATAAGATTTTGCAAACAAAGCTGGAATAATGGCAAAATATTTTGCAACATCATTTGCAATACTGAATGTAGTTAGGGCTCCTCTTGTTATAAGCAACTGCTTTCCAATTTCTATAATCTCTAATAATTTAGTTGGGTTACTATCCAAATCTATCATATTACCCGCTTCTTTTGCTGCTTGTGTACCGCTGTTCATTGCTACACCCACATCAGCT harbors:
- the kdpC gene encoding potassium-transporting ATPase subunit KdpC → MLKKGLLNSVLMLIMMTLLLGFIYPLIITAIAKFLFPYQASGSLIYKEGRVVGSKLIGQQFDDPRYFHGRPSMAGMGYDATSSGGSNLGPTNKKLIELVKKRAQQFRLENQLSANQYIPADIVTASASGLDPDITPEAALLQVPRIARLRGISEETLVKLVEKYTKERQLGFLGARRVNVLELNLALDHLQAGKGE